A window of Leptotrichia wadei contains these coding sequences:
- a CDS encoding AAA family ATPase, producing MKNNKKTKLPIGVSNFKDIIEKNYYYFDKTKFIENILEDGSQVKLFTRPRRFGKTLNMSMLKYFFDVKNKDENRRLFEGLNISKSEYFDMQGNFPVISISFRNYDEENWENGFKAIKGIVKRLYSDYKFLIEKMDEIEIEEFNSVRRGLDSVEWEASLLNLSKYLYEYYGKKVIVLIDEYDQPIINSYIKGNYEKAISFFKSFYGLVLKDNEYLEMGVMTGILRVAKENIFSGLNNLEVHTILDDEFTEYFGIMEDEVEKALEDFGLEYELKDVQKWYNGYLFGNRKVYNPWSIVNFLKNGNLKPYWVNTSGNALIKLYLKKLRDSIFDDFTKLLNKKSILKIINDNMTFGNLKANFEKNIWNLFFHSGYLTLAEKYNENDVYLKIPNEEILKMFSEMFIEVYFDDYEKFLYMSDALRKGEISNFKKYLKEILLENTGIFDVSGTYKEQFYHGLMLGLILTLKNEYEITSNNFAGKGRYDLLLKPKNILEGKEGIIIELKIINEVKNLNDNKIHEKLEKECEVALKQIDEKEYSSVLKNAGVEKLLKIGIAFLGKEFEIKFERE from the coding sequence ATGAAAAACAACAAAAAAACAAAACTGCCAATTGGAGTTTCCAATTTTAAAGACATTATTGAAAAAAATTACTATTATTTTGATAAAACAAAATTTATAGAAAATATTTTAGAAGATGGCTCTCAAGTGAAATTGTTTACTCGTCCGAGACGATTTGGAAAAACATTGAATATGTCGATGCTTAAATACTTTTTTGATGTTAAGAATAAAGATGAGAACAGGAGATTGTTTGAAGGATTGAATATTTCTAAAAGTGAGTATTTTGACATGCAGGGGAATTTTCCTGTGATTTCGATTTCATTTAGAAATTATGATGAAGAAAACTGGGAAAATGGATTCAAGGCTATCAAAGGAATTGTAAAAAGGTTATATTCAGATTATAAATTTTTAATTGAAAAAATGGATGAGATTGAAATTGAAGAATTTAATTCTGTGCGAAGAGGATTAGATTCGGTAGAATGGGAGGCTTCTTTACTCAATCTGTCAAAATATTTGTATGAATATTATGGAAAAAAGGTGATTGTGTTGATTGATGAATATGATCAGCCTATAATAAATTCGTATATAAAAGGGAATTATGAAAAAGCCATAAGTTTTTTTAAAAGTTTTTATGGATTAGTTTTAAAAGATAACGAATATCTTGAAATGGGAGTTATGACTGGAATTTTAAGGGTTGCAAAGGAAAATATTTTTTCTGGATTGAATAATTTAGAAGTTCACACAATTTTAGATGATGAATTTACAGAATATTTTGGGATTATGGAAGATGAAGTGGAGAAAGCGCTTGAAGATTTTGGTTTGGAGTATGAATTGAAGGATGTCCAAAAATGGTATAATGGATATTTATTTGGAAATAGGAAGGTTTATAATCCGTGGTCTATTGTCAACTTTTTAAAAAATGGAAACTTGAAACCTTATTGGGTAAATACAAGTGGAAATGCTCTTATTAAATTATATTTGAAAAAGCTAAGAGACAGTATTTTTGATGATTTCACAAAACTTTTGAATAAAAAAAGTATCTTAAAAATTATTAATGATAATATGACTTTTGGTAATTTAAAAGCTAATTTTGAAAAAAATATTTGGAATTTATTTTTTCATAGCGGTTACTTGACTTTGGCAGAAAAATACAATGAAAATGATGTTTATTTGAAAATACCGAATGAAGAGATATTGAAAATGTTTTCAGAAATGTTTATCGAAGTATACTTTGACGATTATGAAAAATTTTTGTATATGTCAGATGCTTTAAGAAAAGGAGAGATTTCAAATTTCAAAAAATATCTAAAAGAAATTCTATTGGAAAATACTGGAATATTTGATGTAAGTGGAACTTACAAAGAGCAATTTTATCACGGATTGATGTTAGGATTGATTTTAACTTTGAAAAATGAATACGAAATTACATCGAATAATTTTGCGGGGAAAGGACGATATGATTTACTTTTAAAACCTAAAAATATTTTGGAAGGAAAAGAAGGGATTATTATTGAGTTGAAAATTATTAATGAAGTGAAAAATTTAAATGATAATAAAATTCATGAAAAACTTGAAAAAGAATGTGAAGTTGCATTAAAGCAGATTGATGAGAAAGAATATAGTTCAGTTTTAAAAAATGCTGGAGTTGAGAAACTTTTGAAAATTGGGATTGCATTTTTGGGAAAAGAATTTGAAATAAAGTTTGAAAGAGAATAA
- a CDS encoding Hsp70 family protein: protein MGRMIGIDLGTTNSLATYIDDNGEIQFIKNEYGNILIPSVVGIDENDAIIVGELAKERRMMNAGETASNFKRRMGTDAKIKVKNRTFDAQMLSSFVLKHLKENAEKQLSEKIDRAIISVPAYFNDKQRRDTKMAAELAGLTVERLINEPTAAAMSLGSHILDQNLKFIVLDLGGGTFDVTLLETFENIMEVLSISGDTMLGGEDFTTKICEIFLKNIKLSIADLSRDERTKLYTKADRAKKLISLKNVEIEMEIKGKKYKSEITQENFRETVKPLLVKMKVAIDKALQDGNTDAREIEKVILVGGAVKLGIIEEFVEKYFHKMRGEKIYFNNDDFIENNKLVSIAADPDTVVAYGVGIAVGMKERNKVFKERILTDVCPFTLGTEIVGRRFAPIIPRNTTVPTSRSEYFYTIEDYQSQVTVGIYQGESLNIDDNLFLGEFLLDVPQNLAGKEAINVRFTYDINGILEVEAKVVSTGVKKSKLIINGDLSEEEKNEKIKMLEEIKIQSENKNKDKLLLERANRIYAEIVNTEIRNHISEYLENYQKIVVTGDRIRIQKTKKSFSEFLDKIDPEINDMSVEDILKDFEDETEEEDMKEEDELEFWN, encoded by the coding sequence ATGGGAAGAATGATTGGAATCGACTTGGGAACAACTAATAGTTTGGCAACATATATTGATGATAATGGAGAAATACAATTTATAAAAAATGAATATGGAAATATTTTGATTCCGTCTGTTGTGGGAATTGATGAAAATGATGCAATAATTGTAGGGGAATTGGCAAAAGAGAGAAGAATGATGAATGCAGGCGAAACTGCGAGTAATTTTAAAAGAAGAATGGGAACAGATGCAAAAATTAAAGTTAAAAATAGAACTTTTGATGCACAAATGTTATCTTCATTTGTTTTGAAACATTTAAAGGAAAATGCTGAAAAACAGCTAAGTGAAAAAATAGATAGAGCAATAATAAGTGTACCTGCATATTTTAACGATAAACAGCGTAGAGATACAAAAATGGCGGCAGAATTAGCGGGACTTACAGTAGAAAGACTTATAAATGAACCAACAGCTGCAGCAATGTCGCTTGGAAGTCATATTTTAGATCAGAATTTAAAATTTATTGTGCTCGACTTGGGCGGAGGAACATTTGATGTTACTTTGCTCGAAACATTTGAAAATATTATGGAAGTGCTGTCAATAAGTGGAGATACAATGCTTGGAGGAGAGGATTTCACCACTAAAATTTGTGAAATTTTTTTGAAAAATATCAAGTTATCAATAGCAGATTTGAGTCGTGATGAAAGAACGAAATTATACACAAAAGCAGATAGAGCAAAAAAATTAATAAGCTTGAAGAATGTAGAAATCGAGATGGAAATTAAAGGAAAAAAATATAAATCAGAAATTACACAAGAGAATTTTAGAGAGACTGTAAAACCATTGCTTGTAAAAATGAAAGTTGCGATTGATAAGGCTCTGCAAGATGGAAATACAGATGCTAGGGAAATTGAAAAGGTTATTTTAGTTGGAGGAGCAGTAAAATTAGGAATTATTGAAGAATTTGTGGAAAAATATTTTCATAAAATGCGTGGAGAAAAAATCTATTTTAATAACGATGATTTTATTGAAAATAATAAACTAGTATCAATAGCAGCTGATCCCGATACAGTTGTGGCTTATGGTGTTGGAATCGCAGTTGGAATGAAGGAAAGAAACAAAGTATTTAAAGAGAGAATTCTGACTGATGTGTGCCCATTTACTCTAGGAACAGAAATCGTAGGAAGACGATTCGCACCGATTATTCCTAGAAATACCACAGTTCCCACAAGTAGATCTGAATATTTTTACACAATAGAAGACTATCAAAGTCAAGTAACTGTCGGAATTTATCAAGGAGAAAGTTTGAACATAGATGATAACTTATTTTTGGGAGAATTTTTACTAGATGTGCCACAAAACTTAGCAGGAAAAGAAGCCATAAATGTGAGATTTACTTACGATATAAATGGTATTTTGGAAGTAGAAGCAAAAGTTGTGAGTACAGGAGTTAAAAAAAGTAAATTAATTATAAATGGTGATTTATCAGAAGAAGAAAAAAACGAGAAAATAAAAATGCTGGAAGAAATAAAAATTCAGTCTGAAAATAAAAATAAGGATAAACTGCTGCTTGAGAGAGCAAATAGAATCTATGCTGAAATAGTGAATACAGAAATTAGAAATCATATTTCTGAATATTTAGAAAATTACCAAAAAATTGTAGTAACAGGCGACAGAATCCGTATTCAAAAGACAAAAAAGAGTTTTTCAGAATTTCTTGACAAAATTGATCCTGAAATTAATGACATGAGTGTAGAAGATATTTTGAAAGATTTTGAAGATGAAACGGAAGAGGAAGATATGAAAGAAGAAGATGAACTAGAATTTTGGAATTAA
- a CDS encoding DKNYY domain-containing protein, with protein MKRKNLLKILGLLILSGNVASAKYLGKLEKTYSKTSDYKMKITSVKSGKSKRNVSKMLSNQEIDLKLIEKIGDSNYFRNKNGIYYKSGEKVLKLDGVDKDSFEVMKFGNYGKDKNSVFYHNRKLDGVKPIGFEELDERFATYEGVLFHNGEKVEGVRRIESGDMDMNGLERIRVSDHWDLGYSNYFKNKDGIYYAGESKFLKLNGADKDSFSVTFKGKYGKDKNSVYYQDKKMDGVKPSEFIELNDIFAKDRNNIYIDGKKLENFEARDFLILDEKRFEYKNKKYYYDKKSKTVKEDK; from the coding sequence ATGAAAAGAAAAAATTTATTGAAAATATTGGGGTTATTGATTTTGTCAGGAAATGTTGCAAGTGCTAAATATTTAGGAAAACTTGAGAAAACTTATTCTAAAACTTCAGATTATAAAATGAAAATTACGAGTGTTAAAAGTGGAAAAAGTAAGAGAAATGTTTCAAAAATGTTAAGTAATCAAGAAATTGATTTGAAACTTATTGAAAAAATTGGGGATTCAAATTATTTTAGAAATAAAAATGGGATTTATTATAAAAGTGGAGAAAAAGTTTTGAAATTGGATGGAGTTGATAAAGATAGTTTTGAAGTTATGAAATTTGGAAATTATGGGAAAGATAAGAATAGTGTTTTTTATCATAATAGAAAATTGGATGGTGTTAAACCAATTGGATTTGAGGAACTGGATGAAAGATTTGCGACATATGAAGGTGTTCTTTTTCATAATGGAGAAAAAGTTGAGGGAGTGAGAAGAATTGAGAGTGGCGATATGGATATGAATGGTCTTGAGAGAATTAGAGTTTCTGATCATTGGGATCTAGGGTACTCAAATTATTTCAAAAATAAAGATGGAATTTATTATGCGGGGGAAAGTAAATTTCTTAAATTGAACGGTGCAGATAAAGATAGCTTTAGTGTGACTTTTAAAGGAAAATATGGAAAAGATAAAAACAGTGTCTATTATCAAGATAAAAAAATGGACGGTGTAAAACCAAGTGAATTTATAGAGTTAAATGATATTTTTGCAAAAGATCGAAATAATATTTATATTGATGGGAAAAAACTTGAGAATTTTGAGGCAAGAGATTTTTTGATTTTGGATGAAAAGAGATTCGAGTATAAAAATAAGAAATATTATTATGATAAAAAAAGTAAAACTGTTAAAGAAGATAAATAA
- a CDS encoding J domain-containing protein, with the protein MNFDKAFKILEIEPTDDKKKIKIAYSKMLKEYHPEEFPEMFMKIREAYQTALAFEEYNFDEVKYNKTNFKNRNFFEIEKNFENDDYEEIFFENDIQNTGIEDEEFSDVFSGKYEWMEENLKSWLKEIRRILNREKVSFIYLKVFLKRFDKFSDDEKSRIRDILGLENNDFEDNLILKSENLFEFEKEYIISCLSNNKNEFGEIKGLYNSKEEKDNDKALENFVERYFNVKKLNIFGFFIFWNIYRGNYRYLDIKINKKIHNLFFNLTNNLLLKRIVYSYKKIKNIFYHLEITCEDDIGEDDAFIHTLIFLLSCIALIFICIFSLPAIINTKEIDYRNVVKSFELVKIYWIVLTVTRTYLDFSLAKRGNNLNMASMLNIQIILLGSYLISIYFNYKIKNFWLFGILIWMIIKLIIVNRIKYLRLKNYAKQILDKIYN; encoded by the coding sequence TTGAATTTTGACAAAGCCTTTAAAATACTAGAAATAGAGCCAACAGATGATAAGAAGAAAATAAAAATTGCATATTCTAAAATGTTGAAAGAATATCATCCAGAAGAGTTTCCTGAGATGTTTATGAAGATTCGGGAAGCGTATCAGACTGCTTTGGCGTTTGAAGAATATAATTTTGATGAAGTAAAATACAATAAAACGAATTTTAAAAATAGAAATTTTTTTGAAATTGAAAAAAATTTTGAAAATGATGATTATGAGGAGATTTTTTTTGAAAATGATATTCAAAATACAGGTATTGAGGATGAAGAATTTTCTGATGTTTTTAGTGGAAAATATGAATGGATGGAAGAAAATCTAAAGTCTTGGCTAAAAGAGATTCGCAGAATTTTAAACAGAGAAAAAGTTTCTTTTATTTACTTAAAAGTTTTTTTGAAAAGATTTGATAAGTTTTCAGATGATGAAAAGTCTAGAATTAGGGATATTTTAGGATTGGAAAATAATGATTTTGAAGATAATTTGATTTTAAAATCAGAGAATCTTTTTGAATTTGAAAAAGAATACATTATTTCCTGTTTGTCAAATAATAAAAATGAATTTGGGGAAATAAAGGGGCTTTATAACAGTAAAGAGGAAAAAGATAATGATAAAGCTTTGGAAAATTTTGTGGAAAGATATTTTAATGTGAAAAAGTTGAATATTTTTGGATTTTTTATATTTTGGAATATTTATCGTGGAAATTATAGGTATCTTGATATAAAAATAAATAAAAAAATTCACAATTTATTTTTTAATTTGACAAATAATTTATTATTAAAAAGAATAGTTTATAGTTATAAAAAAATAAAAAATATATTTTATCATTTAGAAATTACTTGCGAAGACGATATTGGAGAAGATGACGCTTTTATACACACTCTAATATTTCTTCTTAGTTGTATTGCGCTAATTTTTATTTGCATATTTAGTTTACCAGCAATAATAAATACAAAGGAAATAGATTATAGAAATGTCGTAAAAAGTTTTGAATTAGTTAAAATTTATTGGATCGTACTTACAGTTACAAGAACTTATTTGGATTTTTCGCTTGCAAAACGTGGAAATAACTTAAATATGGCGAGTATGTTGAATATACAAATAATTCTGCTTGGAAGTTATTTAATTTCTATTTATTTTAATTATAAAATTAAAAACTTTTGGCTGTTTGGAATATTAATATGGATGATTATAAAATTAATAATTGTAAATAGAATAAAATATTTAAGATTGAAAAATTATGCGAAACAAATACTGGACAAAATATATAATTAA
- a CDS encoding flavodoxin, giving the protein MNKILVAYFSATGTTKKVAEKLAKATGENLFEIKPQVEYTSEDLNWNDKKSRSSVEMNDEFSRPEIENVVENIDDYDTVFIGFPVWWYIPPRIIQTFIEKHNLSGKKIITFATSGGSGIKGSTDFLKKNYSDLNIIEGKRFGWNESLESIGAWVEKIKKF; this is encoded by the coding sequence ATGAATAAAATATTAGTAGCTTATTTTTCAGCGACAGGGACAACAAAAAAAGTTGCAGAAAAATTGGCAAAAGCGACTGGGGAAAATTTGTTTGAGATAAAACCGCAAGTTGAGTATACTTCTGAGGATTTGAACTGGAACGACAAAAAAAGTAGAAGTTCAGTGGAAATGAATGATGAATTTAGCCGTCCAGAGATTGAAAATGTTGTGGAGAATATTGATGATTATGATACTGTGTTTATTGGATTTCCAGTTTGGTGGTATATTCCGCCTCGTATTATTCAGACTTTTATTGAAAAACATAATTTGAGCGGGAAAAAGATAATCACTTTTGCGACATCAGGTGGAAGCGGGATAAAAGGCTCAACAGATTTTTTGAAAAAAAATTATTCGGATTTGAATATTATTGAAGGCAAAAGATTTGGGTGGAATGAAAGCTTGGAAAGCATTGGAGCTTGGGTAGAAAAAATAAAAAAATTTTAA
- a CDS encoding carboxymuconolactone decarboxylase family protein, which translates to MRKKITAGRDLLGNIAPKFAQLNDDVLFGEVWAREDKLSARDRSLITVTGLMASGILDSSLKFHLKSALENGVTREELAEAVTHLGFYVGWPKAWAVFRLLKEIYSEDGTADPVSSLFGKGDYNEAYAKYFNGRTYLKTLVEPNDTSKVGIHNVVFEPGVINNWHSHSNGQVLLVTDGYGWYQEDGKEAIELHPGDVVNIPKNVKHWHGAAKDSWFTHIALSDSGSTEWFGILSEDEYEKLPKAVNAR; encoded by the coding sequence ATGAGAAAAAAAATTACTGCAGGAAGAGATTTATTAGGTAATATTGCACCAAAATTTGCACAATTGAATGATGATGTTTTGTTTGGAGAAGTTTGGGCAAGAGAGGATAAATTGTCGGCTAGAGATAGAAGTTTGATTACGGTCACTGGACTTATGGCGAGTGGAATTTTGGATAGTTCTTTGAAATTTCATTTAAAAAGTGCTTTGGAAAATGGGGTTACAAGAGAAGAACTGGCAGAGGCTGTTACACATTTAGGATTTTATGTGGGATGGCCAAAAGCTTGGGCTGTATTTCGGCTTTTGAAAGAGATCTATTCAGAAGATGGGACGGCTGATCCTGTAAGCAGCTTGTTTGGGAAAGGCGATTATAACGAGGCTTATGCAAAATATTTTAATGGGAGAACTTATTTAAAAACATTAGTTGAGCCGAATGACACTTCAAAAGTTGGTATTCATAATGTTGTTTTCGAGCCAGGAGTTATAAATAACTGGCATTCTCATTCAAATGGACAAGTATTATTGGTGACTGATGGATACGGATGGTATCAAGAAGACGGGAAAGAAGCGATAGAATTACATCCAGGAGATGTTGTGAATATTCCTAAAAATGTTAAGCATTGGCATGGAGCAGCAAAAGACAGTTGGTTTACTCACATTGCTTTATCAGATAGCGGTTCGACTGAATGGTTTGGAATATTGTCAGAAGATGAATATGAAAAGTTGCCAAAAGCGGTGAATGCTAGATAA
- a CDS encoding DKNYY domain-containing protein has product MKRKSLLKILVLFILAGTIANAEYLKKDGEVYYEMPYLEIKLKVKDADAKTFENLGEDKMKIIGYFGKDSKNVYFLGKKLKDVSTKKFEILDEKYVKDYKNLYNLKTDSLSFFSIDEIKPKKVSIDGLDVKSFKVLENKKASLTDYYTDKNSVYFHKDDLRKITGADKNSFEILEEYIARDKNNVYSKGEKLGNIDIKSFKYFEDGLAKDKNRVFYIEDNKDVTGVDAKTFERMGESYYFRDKNNIFALKDYNPYDLEMLKNIDRNSFNTLSKEIGKDKNGVYYFGEKIDGISSDNAKIVEALGNSDYILQSGNDHYLMTVNEKDSDNNERFEIKKIDSLNIDFDTFKYFEMSNLYKDKNSFYYHSDNDLKKIKSNIDVKSAEKVLKLNDFIKDKNNLYYYSNGKIEKINLKIDVNNLEYLDDGNSTFSNYLRDGKNIYFVDNEYGKVKIMKNVDRNTFKVVNGNYGVDSKNVYCFGEKLDFVGLDGLKIFNETYLKDNKNVYEISANDNDKVKVEPIKNLNIDVASFEDIFGGLNYKDKNSVYYVDENNGEVSLKILKGADPATFEFGIISKDKNSVFIGNQKLKGVSSKGFEVLNDSLDFVKDYKNVYYLDRESDGITYKVEVLDTKGVDIPSFEFFGNSYNKYYKDKNNIYLLNDRDDKMKLEKLAGANPKTFEIMDGNFARDDKNLYIFEYKVDGIDPKTFEALNYEMIKDKNGVYFLENISEENENSEIKTKKLNLKGLDLRSFKKVDDSDYYFKDKNSIYYEDSGNLHKIESADLKTFKDLDYNFAKDKNNIYYKNKKLDGIDAASFEKIEFNFIKDKNRLYKIDEDEEKNEIKLIPINEKVNLENFEEIGGNYYKDDKNLYYFGENEFKKIEEADPDSFKYDNENYTFIAKDKNNVYFEGEKVKGIDVKSAEGIDGLWMKDKNSVFYRGKKLEKISSNKFQYFDGGISYDKILIDKNGAYKLLESENQKDKIIPLDSKNIDLKTLERFDTPIDGSNYFKDKNGVYFLNGEKFVKINGADRNSFEVTMSGKYGKDKNNVYFEGKKMEGENPKEFEEIDIND; this is encoded by the coding sequence ATGAAAAGAAAAAGTTTACTAAAAATATTGGTTTTATTTATTTTAGCGGGAACTATTGCAAATGCTGAGTATTTGAAAAAGGATGGAGAAGTTTATTATGAAATGCCATATCTTGAAATTAAGTTGAAAGTGAAAGATGCGGATGCGAAGACTTTTGAAAATTTGGGAGAAGATAAGATGAAAATTATCGGCTATTTTGGAAAAGATAGCAAAAATGTTTATTTTCTTGGGAAAAAATTAAAAGATGTTTCAACTAAAAAATTTGAAATTTTGGATGAAAAGTATGTGAAGGATTACAAAAATTTGTATAATCTTAAAACTGATTCACTTTCCTTTTTTTCAATTGATGAAATAAAACCGAAAAAAGTGTCGATTGATGGACTTGATGTGAAAAGTTTTAAAGTTTTAGAAAATAAAAAAGCTTCTTTAACAGACTATTATACGGATAAAAATAGCGTTTATTTTCATAAAGATGATTTGAGAAAAATAACTGGAGCGGATAAAAATTCTTTTGAAATTTTGGAGGAGTATATTGCCAGAGATAAAAATAATGTTTATTCTAAAGGGGAAAAGCTAGGAAATATAGATATTAAAAGTTTTAAATATTTTGAAGATGGGCTAGCAAAAGATAAGAACAGAGTTTTTTACATTGAGGATAATAAAGATGTTACAGGAGTAGATGCGAAAACTTTTGAAAGAATGGGAGAAAGTTATTATTTTAGAGATAAAAATAATATCTTTGCTTTAAAGGATTATAATCCTTATGATTTGGAAATGTTGAAAAATATTGATAGAAATAGTTTTAATACTTTGAGTAAGGAAATCGGGAAGGATAAAAATGGAGTTTATTATTTTGGAGAAAAAATAGATGGAATTTCTTCAGATAATGCTAAAATTGTTGAAGCGTTGGGAAATAGCGACTATATTCTTCAAAGTGGCAACGACCATTATTTGATGACTGTAAATGAAAAGGATTCAGATAACAATGAAAGATTTGAAATAAAGAAAATAGATAGCTTGAATATTGATTTTGATACATTTAAATATTTTGAGATGTCTAATTTGTATAAAGATAAAAATAGTTTTTATTATCATTCAGATAATGACTTGAAAAAAATTAAAAGCAACATTGATGTGAAAAGTGCTGAAAAAGTGCTGAAATTAAATGATTTTATAAAGGATAAAAATAACCTTTATTATTATTCTAACGGAAAAATTGAGAAGATTAATTTGAAAATAGATGTAAATAATTTGGAATACTTGGATGATGGAAATTCTACTTTTAGTAATTATTTGAGAGATGGGAAAAATATTTACTTTGTGGATAATGAGTATGGAAAAGTAAAAATTATGAAAAATGTTGATAGAAATACATTTAAAGTTGTAAACGGAAATTATGGAGTGGATAGTAAAAATGTTTATTGTTTTGGAGAAAAATTGGATTTTGTAGGACTAGATGGGCTTAAAATTTTTAATGAGACTTATTTGAAAGATAATAAAAATGTTTATGAAATTTCTGCAAATGATAATGACAAAGTGAAAGTAGAACCGATTAAAAATCTTAATATTGATGTGGCAAGTTTTGAAGATATTTTTGGTGGATTAAATTACAAAGATAAAAATTCAGTTTATTATGTTGATGAAAATAATGGAGAAGTCTCTTTGAAAATATTAAAAGGAGCAGATCCAGCTACATTTGAGTTTGGAATTATTTCAAAAGATAAAAATAGTGTTTTTATTGGAAATCAAAAGTTGAAAGGTGTGAGTTCTAAAGGATTTGAAGTATTAAATGATAGTTTAGATTTTGTAAAAGATTACAAGAATGTTTACTATTTGGATAGAGAAAGTGATGGAATTACTTATAAAGTGGAAGTTTTAGATACAAAAGGAGTTGACATTCCGAGTTTTGAATTTTTTGGGAATTCTTACAACAAATATTACAAAGATAAGAATAACATATATTTGTTAAATGATAGAGATGACAAAATGAAACTTGAAAAATTGGCTGGTGCAAATCCAAAAACATTTGAAATTATGGATGGTAATTTTGCAAGAGATGATAAAAATCTTTATATTTTTGAGTATAAAGTGGATGGAATTGATCCAAAGACATTTGAAGCATTGAACTATGAAATGATAAAAGATAAAAATGGAGTGTATTTTTTGGAAAATATTTCAGAAGAAAATGAAAATTCAGAAATAAAAACTAAAAAGTTGAACTTAAAAGGATTGGATTTGAGAAGTTTTAAAAAAGTTGATGATAGCGATTATTATTTTAAAGATAAAAATAGTATTTATTACGAGGATTCTGGAAATTTACATAAAATAGAAAGTGCTGACTTGAAAACATTCAAAGACTTGGATTATAATTTTGCGAAAGATAAAAATAATATTTATTATAAAAATAAAAAATTGGATGGAATCGATGCTGCAAGTTTTGAAAAAATAGAATTTAATTTTATAAAAGATAAAAACAGACTTTATAAAATTGACGAAGATGAAGAAAAAAATGAGATAAAATTAATTCCAATCAATGAAAAAGTCAATCTTGAAAATTTTGAAGAAATTGGTGGAAATTATTATAAAGACGATAAAAATCTCTATTATTTTGGAGAAAATGAGTTTAAGAAAATAGAAGAAGCAGATCCAGATTCATTTAAATATGACAATGAAAATTATACTTTTATTGCAAAAGATAAAAACAATGTTTATTTTGAAGGAGAAAAAGTGAAAGGAATAGATGTTAAGAGTGCCGAAGGAATAGACGGGCTTTGGATGAAAGATAAAAATAGTGTGTTTTATCGAGGGAAGAAATTGGAGAAAATCAGTTCAAATAAATTTCAATATTTTGACGGTGGAATTTCGTATGACAAAATTTTGATTGACAAAAATGGAGCTTATAAATTGCTAGAAAGTGAAAACCAGAAAGATAAAATAATTCCACTCGACAGCAAAAATATTGACTTAAAAACTCTTGAAAGATTTGATACACCAATAGATGGTTCAAATTATTTCAAAGATAAAAACGGAGTTTATTTCTTGAACGGAGAAAAATTTGTGAAAATAAATGGAGCGGATAGAAATAGTTTTGAAGTAACGATGAGCGGGAAATATGGGAAAGATAAGAATAATGTTTATTTTGAAGGAAAGAAAATGGAAGGGGAGAATCCGAAGGAATTTGAGGAGATTGATATTAATGATTAG